The Planococcus liqunii genome includes a region encoding these proteins:
- a CDS encoding amino acid permease, with the protein MANDLFRKTTIQELKITAEKRSGLSKELGAFDLTMLGIGAIIGTGIFVLTGTGALTAGPALTISFIIAGLACFFAALSYAEFASTVPISGSVYTYTYVTLGELIAFIIGWDLILEYLLAVSAVSVGWSGYFQSLLGGFGINLPAALTAAPGAVEGTTTFFNLPAFIIVMLITTLLSIGVKESKRVNNVMVIIKVSVVLLFIAVAVVYVKPENWQPFTPFGFDGVFAAAALVFFAFIGFDAVASAAEETRNPKRDLPRGIIFSLMICTLLYVIVSAIMTGVVPFAQFSQAIDHPVSLVLQLSGQNWVAGIIDLGAILGMTTVMLVMLYGQTRVMFAMSRDGLMPKFFSKVSMKTHTPYLATWFFGIVAALLGGLMRLDELAKLVNIGTLSAFILISVAVIVLRVKQPDLPRAFRCPAVPLIPSLAILFCGFLIFQLGSATMIRFVIWMAIGLVIYFVYSRKHSNLNDRP; encoded by the coding sequence ATGGCAAATGATTTATTCAGAAAAACAACAATTCAGGAATTAAAAATTACTGCCGAAAAAAGAAGCGGGCTTTCTAAGGAATTAGGAGCTTTTGATTTAACAATGTTGGGAATTGGCGCCATCATTGGTACCGGTATATTCGTTTTGACAGGAACAGGGGCTTTGACAGCTGGGCCGGCGCTAACCATTTCTTTTATCATTGCCGGACTAGCCTGTTTTTTTGCCGCTTTGTCCTATGCGGAATTTGCATCTACAGTGCCAATTTCAGGTTCTGTCTATACTTACACATATGTGACGCTTGGAGAGCTTATCGCTTTTATCATCGGGTGGGATTTAATACTTGAGTATTTACTGGCAGTGAGTGCCGTTTCAGTAGGCTGGTCCGGGTATTTCCAATCGCTGCTCGGCGGATTTGGGATTAATTTGCCTGCCGCCCTCACTGCAGCTCCCGGAGCTGTAGAGGGAACTACCACATTCTTTAATCTTCCGGCCTTCATCATCGTCATGCTTATTACTACATTGCTTTCAATCGGCGTCAAAGAATCCAAGCGGGTAAATAATGTGATGGTAATTATCAAAGTATCCGTAGTTTTACTCTTTATCGCTGTAGCTGTTGTATACGTAAAACCAGAAAATTGGCAGCCGTTTACACCGTTTGGTTTTGACGGAGTCTTTGCAGCCGCCGCCTTAGTGTTTTTTGCTTTTATCGGCTTTGATGCTGTTGCCTCTGCTGCCGAAGAAACACGAAATCCGAAAAGGGATCTGCCGCGCGGAATTATCTTCTCGCTTATGATTTGTACGCTTCTTTACGTTATCGTATCTGCTATTATGACCGGAGTTGTTCCTTTTGCACAATTCTCACAGGCTATCGATCATCCTGTATCTCTTGTTCTTCAATTGTCCGGACAAAATTGGGTGGCTGGAATCATTGATCTAGGGGCTATACTTGGCATGACGACTGTAATGCTTGTTATGCTTTATGGCCAGACTAGAGTTATGTTCGCTATGTCCAGAGATGGCTTGATGCCTAAATTTTTCTCTAAAGTAAGCATGAAAACCCATACGCCTTATTTGGCAACCTGGTTTTTTGGCATCGTTGCCGCTTTGCTGGGCGGTTTGATGCGATTGGATGAACTTGCGAAACTTGTAAACATCGGAACTTTGTCGGCATTTATCCTGATATCAGTTGCCGTTATTGTGCTGCGGGTAAAACAACCGGACCTGCCGCGAGCTTTCCGCTGCCCGGCCGTTCCGCTAATACCTTCATTGGCCATTTTGTTCTGCGGCTTCTTGATTTTCCAGTTAGGCAGCGCCACCATGATTCGATTTGTTATTTGGATGGCAATCGGATTGGTCATTTACTTCGTCTATTCCCGGAAACATTCAAATTTAAATGACCGCCCTTAA
- a CDS encoding GNAT family N-acetyltransferase codes for MTDSEHIYGHLPVIETERLLLRKLTLADAGDMFEYGSDPMVSRFMPWEVHQTPADTEEHLRFILNGYEQKNKLTWAIELKSERKMIGTIDYVKWLPKHSRAEIGYALSRNYWGNGLTQEAAKALIAFGFEKMGLNKVEAPIIPDNFQSQRVLEKVGMVKEGVARQHFLMKGRFVDLAMYAVLKADFIAE; via the coding sequence ATGACAGACAGTGAACACATCTACGGCCATTTGCCGGTTATCGAAACAGAGCGTTTACTTCTCAGAAAGCTCACCTTGGCAGATGCCGGAGACATGTTTGAGTATGGATCTGATCCGATGGTTTCCCGTTTCATGCCATGGGAAGTGCATCAGACGCCGGCAGATACAGAGGAACATCTTCGCTTCATCCTGAACGGCTATGAACAGAAAAACAAGCTGACTTGGGCAATCGAATTGAAGAGCGAAAGGAAGATGATCGGCACCATCGATTATGTAAAATGGTTGCCAAAGCACAGCCGGGCGGAAATCGGTTATGCCTTGTCACGCAACTATTGGGGCAATGGGCTTACCCAAGAAGCGGCAAAAGCGCTGATCGCTTTCGGTTTTGAAAAGATGGGGCTGAATAAAGTGGAAGCGCCTATTATTCCGGACAATTTCCAGTCGCAGCGGGTGCTGGAAAAGGTGGGGATGGTGAAAGAAGGAGTCGCGCGCCAGCATTTCCTTATGAAAGGCCGATTTGTTGATTTGGCCATGTATGCCGTGTTAAAGGCGGACTTTATAGCGGAATAA
- a CDS encoding protein phosphatase 2C domain-containing protein, protein MEKTAESFSWVGSRDSFVDRPHVFSMDHLTVGRFGGNSSAGQYKNEDGCLVWINSQADWEFVLLLDAHNTAESAEKVLEQVEAHKAALETLLNQPLDPAFFHSLEKKVLAMFQAEEFRKVCRNVQGETACLIAVRKGKYIWWFSVGDCLLYLFHPELAGFGQYQLNQRQFYEWIGQVNTFEGAVPCYSSSTRELRQGDNHLFLTTDGLVECPGEPFAEPKVIRRCFKGVSNEQGVSALLAEIEKNGVRDSTTIVSWKVQVTEKGSLASNQ, encoded by the coding sequence TTGGAGAAAACAGCAGAAAGTTTTAGTTGGGTCGGCAGCCGCGACAGTTTTGTCGACCGGCCCCATGTCTTTTCAATGGATCATCTGACGGTCGGGCGCTTCGGCGGCAATTCATCGGCCGGGCAGTACAAGAACGAAGACGGCTGCCTGGTGTGGATAAACTCACAGGCAGATTGGGAATTCGTCCTGCTGCTCGATGCGCACAATACGGCAGAAAGCGCGGAGAAAGTCTTGGAACAAGTGGAAGCCCACAAAGCAGCGCTGGAAACTTTGTTGAATCAGCCGCTTGATCCTGCCTTTTTTCACTCGCTTGAAAAAAAGGTGCTGGCTATGTTTCAAGCTGAAGAATTCCGCAAAGTCTGCCGGAATGTCCAGGGAGAAACGGCTTGTTTGATTGCTGTCCGAAAAGGCAAGTACATTTGGTGGTTTTCGGTCGGGGACTGCCTGTTGTATTTGTTTCATCCGGAATTGGCCGGATTTGGGCAGTATCAGCTGAACCAGCGCCAATTTTACGAATGGATCGGGCAAGTGAACACTTTTGAAGGAGCGGTGCCTTGTTATTCAAGCAGCACCCGGGAATTGCGCCAAGGGGATAATCATTTGTTTCTGACGACCGATGGTTTGGTTGAATGTCCAGGTGAACCGTTTGCGGAACCAAAAGTAATCAGGAGATGCTTTAAGGGCGTTTCAAATGAACAAGGCGTTAGTGCGCTGCTAGCGGAAATTGAGAAAAATGGAGTTCGGGACAGCACAACGATTGTTTCCTGGAAAGTACAAGTCACGGAAAAAGGAAGCCTGGCGAGCAATCAATAA
- a CDS encoding winged helix-turn-helix transcriptional regulator produces MKHKKYNISVEATLEVIGGKWKCVILCHLMRGKKRTSELRRLMPDITQKMLTQQLRELESDGVINRIVYNQVPPKVEYELSEYGESLESILNSLCTWGDGHITKVYGNKFDMLEESILNE; encoded by the coding sequence ATGAAGCATAAGAAATACAATATTTCCGTAGAAGCGACGCTGGAAGTCATTGGTGGAAAATGGAAATGCGTCATTTTGTGCCACTTGATGCGGGGCAAGAAGCGGACGAGTGAATTGCGCCGCTTAATGCCGGACATTACCCAGAAAATGCTGACGCAGCAATTGCGTGAATTGGAGTCTGATGGCGTCATTAACCGGATTGTCTACAATCAGGTACCGCCAAAAGTGGAGTATGAATTGAGCGAATATGGGGAAAGCCTCGAGAGCATCCTGAATTCGCTTTGCACATGGGGAGACGGCCATATCACAAAAGTCTACGGCAACAAATTCGACATGCTGGAAGAAAGCATTTTAAATGAATAG
- a CDS encoding MFS transporter, which yields MATDRKRSSFALLALALSAFAIGTTEFISVGLLPMIAEDLDISVTTAGLTVSIYALGVMFGAPVLTSLTSNMSRKSLLLWIMVVFIAGNLMAALAGTVGLLLVARVISALAHGIFMAIGATIAADLVPPHKRASAIAIMFTGLTVATVTGVPFGTFIGQLFGWRFAFFTIVIIGVIALIGNSILVPSDLPKGARTTFGDQLKLVTNGRLLLVFIITALGYGGTFVVFTYLSPLLQEVTGFKSGTVTLILLVYGLAIAAGNTIGGKLSNRNPINALFYMFLIQAVILVVLAFTAPFKVAGLITILLMGLFAFMNVPGLQVYVVMLAERFVPSAVDVASAINIAAFNAGIALGAYFGGLIAESFGLTHTAWAGGLMVFAAVILTGWSRLLERKSLSKEMPLHPVQDTQLG from the coding sequence ATGGCTACAGATAGAAAAAGAAGCTCCTTTGCTCTTTTGGCTTTAGCACTCAGTGCATTTGCCATCGGCACAACAGAATTCATCAGCGTCGGACTGTTGCCGATGATTGCGGAAGATTTGGATATCTCAGTTACCACCGCTGGCCTCACCGTATCCATCTATGCACTGGGCGTCATGTTCGGAGCACCGGTCCTTACCTCGCTGACGTCCAATATGTCCCGGAAATCTTTATTGCTTTGGATTATGGTGGTTTTCATCGCCGGGAATTTGATGGCGGCTTTGGCTGGAACGGTTGGCTTGCTGCTGGTCGCCCGTGTCATTTCTGCCCTTGCCCATGGCATTTTTATGGCCATCGGCGCTACGATTGCCGCAGATCTTGTTCCGCCTCATAAAAGAGCAAGTGCTATTGCGATCATGTTTACCGGATTAACGGTTGCGACCGTCACGGGTGTCCCATTCGGCACATTTATCGGCCAATTATTCGGATGGCGCTTTGCATTTTTCACAATTGTCATCATCGGGGTTATTGCGTTGATCGGCAACAGCATCCTGGTTCCATCCGATTTGCCGAAAGGAGCTCGCACGACATTTGGCGATCAGCTTAAATTAGTTACAAACGGCCGATTGCTGCTGGTTTTTATCATCACTGCATTGGGGTATGGAGGAACGTTCGTGGTTTTCACGTATTTATCGCCTTTGCTGCAGGAAGTTACCGGATTCAAATCCGGAACCGTCACGTTGATTCTGCTGGTTTATGGCCTTGCCATTGCTGCCGGAAACACCATCGGCGGCAAATTATCGAACCGCAACCCGATTAACGCACTGTTTTATATGTTTTTGATCCAGGCAGTCATCTTAGTGGTTTTAGCGTTTACCGCTCCTTTCAAAGTTGCTGGACTAATCACCATTCTTCTGATGGGCTTGTTCGCTTTCATGAACGTACCGGGTCTGCAGGTATATGTAGTGATGCTCGCAGAACGTTTTGTACCAAGTGCAGTCGATGTCGCTTCCGCTATCAATATTGCCGCATTTAATGCCGGTATTGCATTAGGCGCTTATTTCGGCGGCCTGATTGCAGAGTCTTTCGGGCTGACCCACACTGCTTGGGCAGGTGGATTGATGGTGTTTGCCGCTGTCATTTTGACCGGCTGGAGCCGTCTGCTCGAACGCAAGTCCCTGAGTAAAGAAATGCCGCTGCATCCGGTACAGGATACCCAGCTAGGTTGA